The DNA sequence CGGGACGCACCCTGCTGGACCGCGCGCTGGACCTGGGCCGCGACGCGGGCGCCGCGCCCATCGTGGTCAACACGCATTACCTGGGCGATCAGATCGAACGGCACCTGGCCGGTCAGGAGGTCGCGATCAGCGCCGAGCCGGACCTGATCCTGGACACCGGCGGCGGGCTGCGCCAGGCGCTGCCCCTGCTGGGACCGGGGCCGGTGATGACGCTGAACCCCGACGTGGTCTGGACCGGGCCGAACGTCCTGTCGGCGCTGATGGCGGCGTGGGACAACCGCATGGACGCGCTGCTGGCGCTGGTGCCGCTGGCGCAGGCCACGGCGCGGCAGGGGGCGGGCGATTTCAGCCTGGATGGCGGTCGCCTGAGCAGGCGGGGCGACTATGTCTATGCGGGGGCGCAGATCATCCGCACCGACCGG is a window from the Paracoccus marcusii genome containing:
- a CDS encoding nucleotidyltransferase family protein; protein product: MPSLMIFAAGLGTRMRPLTDDRPKPLIPVSGRTLLDRALDLGRDAGAAPIVVNTHYLGDQIERHLAGQEVAISAEPDLILDTGGGLRQALPLLGPGPVMTLNPDVVWTGPNVLSALMAAWDNRMDALLALVPLAQATARQGAGDFSLDGGRLSRRGDYVYAGAQIIRTDRLVEIGDAVFSLNRLWDLMIADGRAHGLIHPGGWCDVGYPAAIPLAEALLDG